One window of the Trifolium pratense cultivar HEN17-A07 linkage group LG2, ARS_RC_1.1, whole genome shotgun sequence genome contains the following:
- the LOC123906624 gene encoding putative germin-like protein 2-1, translating to MKTTYLFITAFLALASSCAFAFDPSPLQDFCVAINDTKNGVFVNGKFCKDPKLATADDFFFSVKEGNTSNSVGSKVTPIGVNEILGLNTLGISLARVDFARRGLNPPHTHPRATEILIVLEGTLYVGFVTSNPQNRLITKVLNKGDVFVFPIGLIHFQFNVGYGNAVAIAGLSSQNPGVITIANAVFGSNPKISLQVLSKAFQVDNNVVNNLQKQFWYDNN from the exons CCAAGCCCTCTACAAGACTTTTGTGTGGCAATCAATGATACCAAGAATGGTG TGTTTGTGAATGGAAAATTCTGCAAGGATCCAAAGCTTGCTACAGCTGATGATTTCTTTTTCTCAGTGAAAGAAGGAAACACATCAAATTCAGTTGGTTCAAAAGTGACACCGATTGGTGTTAATGAGATATTAGGATTAAACACTCTTGGTATCTCTCTTGCTCGTGTTGACTTTGCGCGTAGGGGACTCAATCCTCCACATACTCACCCTAGAGCCACTGAGATTCTTATAGTTTTGGAGGGAACTTTGTATGTTGGTTTTGTTACATCTAATCCACAAAACCGTCTCATCACAAAAGTTCTCAACAAAGGAGATGTCTTTGTGTTTCCAATTGGTCTCATTCACTTCCAATTCAATGTCGGATATGGAAATGCAGTTGCCATTGCCGGACTTAGCAGCCAGAATCCCGGTGTCATCACTATTGCTAATGCCGTATTTGGATCTaatccaaaaatatctttacaaGTTCTCTCTAAAGCTTTTCAAGTGGACAATAATGTAGTCAACAATCTTCAAAAACAATTCTGGTATGACAACAACTAG